The window atcgtcataaaattcatttattccttgatcatatgttaaaacaagtcgcaaaagcttgtgccggaaaattctttttatttttcctatgatcccttgatccattggttccaggacaaatgctgtattagatggtaaatatataattttaaaatcttcctcttcttgtagcgaaattttgtaggcttcgcaatcatttaacatcattttacgttctccgatatttgtttttcctcctgatattgttttactgatggtttgaaatggttttcaaatcaatctgaaaataacgttctactcatccgtgcatttgactgcgatttaaaaattacaggtaatgaaagtacatgtttcaaagctcttagctttttatatttataaattacaataggcataatgctatgtgtgcctaacgcatttgcacatacaccaattgtaattctatctttcttcgccccatgtccactaagactttttgttgaatgacacaatgacacaagaaacgaagaatagaaattgattgaaCAGTGACGCaatgaaaggggatgtaaaagtgacgtagcacgcagtgccgcaggtagcaagaaagcctggacgggcgaccgaagcggtgcgtgctaatgaccctattataaaaaatgctgccgatgaggcgtgcattactcgaaaatgcagaaatgactttattgccggaaagaagacggctcgaaaaaatcatcaacttagaaactacaattgttccgcgttaaaagtattacagaagctatctatattaataaagcatacgcgactcgaccgatcgacccaacaccgtcgggacataagcatacaatagattccgaaaattaccaatagtaaaattaacaatagtatctaattacccgaaaagccgttatttcctgcctgtaaggtaatgaaagtacatgtttcaaagctcttaggtttttatatttataaattacaataggcataatgttatgtgtgcctaacgcatttgcacctaagccaattgtaattctatcttttttcgcctcatgtccattaagacttgttgttccgcgttaaaagtatatagaagctatctatagtaataaagcatacgcggctcgaacgctcgacccaacaccgtccctaccatacaatagattccgaaaattaccaaacgactccatctgtactgcaagcgtctttccacaaacaaataagcgaccgtaataatagtatctaattataccgaaaagccgttatttcctgcctgtaatatttccttcaacgctgcctacatctggtcgccaaaattctctcaccgtcacgtattccccttaccttctgcacaacaccaattacccaattacccactttttccccagtcttattacctgcgccacggtcaaccttcgagacgcgcggattcttcgtgagattcactcgcaggtacgattcatacctgcaagtgactgttacttcggggcggtcacctttttgtttttcctatgatcccttgatccattggttccagatCAGATACTGTATTaggtgataaatatataaatatataatataaatatatcaaaacgactgcctctctttctagatccggaaaacttgaaaaaacattgaatccgagtgtctcattgaaaacttcacgcccctaacgaatcttcttaaaaaacaaaacagacaacgaacggaTAGATACTAACCAGACATCAACGCGTAAAAAATTCGGTTAAGACTCCGTCgatagtctcaccatcaactcaattcattctaagccaagtacagttagtcaccctagcgttaaaaattgttatgttatgttaaaatatagtgttattgatatcagccaatgttaaaaccattctttatcaacttaccatccgtatcactcgaaagagtcataggaaatcgcgcagactcggtgtcatacacgatttaatcggagacttacgacctccgtagatctaacagttcactgttcgatctCGCCGGGAACGTTCTTCTCTAGCCAGTATTCTTGTTGGAAGTGCTTTCCATACAAGTCCACCTTCGTccatattgtaaacattttccaaacttATACTTTCTTCCTCTACCATCTTTTCAAAATCGATTATAAAAGCATTTGATGCATCCTGATCAACACTAGCTTTCTCCCTGTCTATGTTTGATAAGCGTATGCCATGTTGTCTCTTAATCTTGTTAACCACCCATGACTCGCTTTAAATCCCGAATATGACGGAAAATTTTCTCTTAATTCCGCCACCTTGTCTAATATAAGAGCATCGGTTATACGGTCTCCTAGTATCCCTCTTTGTACCAAccatgataataattttttatttagtatatcgtaataatgtagctttactatttttcttcgctgaagttcgcgtttatttttgtttccaagcgcattcatttttgtagcatcatgtgaatgcgttgaattgttctaatgccaatgccataattttttccaatatttttaattgacagacctgtttctcgaagatctttcaaAGCGTAAAAGCGTTACTGCACGTTTAATGACGTATATTTTTATGTCGAtgccataatattaatagtaaagctatgtgtatgtaatttagagtgtaaaacgattttaaaaaacgatattaattgtcacaatttatatatcactaattacactgtccgacaagattgtgacactccctgaacaagaatccgaaaaccgaattgctccatcaccctcagttttttaaataaacgaacttttgtaagaacccaaaattttcgacgaaaatgaggtattgcataaaaagtaaaaacgttagaaagttctaattagtgttaaaagatagaggagagtttcctgaatataatggcatgcaatttattaattgtttttggtcctaaataacaataaattaatgtgaaaatttaaaaaagtgtcgacgtgagcagtttctgcgcaatatttttgtatttttacgaaaagttttttgttcggcacgaaaactctacccaggatcggattctgtagacatttctgaagaagaaacggcccggtaaaagcgtcggaacgatatacatttcgagtagatcgagaaaatgttcgacggcaacatgtacacgacgttttgccgccatgagcttcgctgctcgcttctctctgtctgaCAGGGCCGAAACTACGCGTAATCGACACCGATGGAGAGATCCAATGGGGcatccacttttcgtaaataatatttgaattttgtttagtacttcaatgttctgttttttttttacatatttctgtggataataatcaccaaactgtgttatatttcacacaaaaaatcacaccagagtatttggagttggtaactcctctatctttcaacaccaattagaactttctaacgtttttacttttctcttgcaatacctcatttttgtcgaaaattttgggtttttacaaaagttcgtttatttaaaaaactgagggtgatggagtaattcggtttacggattcttgttcagggagtgaagctctacaagaatttcatagtggctataggaacccaaaaatcgtgtcggacagtgtaaaagTATGCCAAGTCTGCCCAAAGTAtgccaaatttataaaattatatgcttatccatcgctcgaaattaatttatataaaagtcaCAAAATATATAGGAGCCTACTACcttttttagcttaattttgcgaaattgtttaaatatttcgtaatagcgataccttccatttaataaattatttaaacaacgatGAGAATAGAAACTGAAAAGAATTAATGGCCGGGGAGTGTGTTAAAATCGTATCAAATGTTCGAGTCATTATTAAAAGTACGGCTGTTCGTTGTTTAATCAATGACGTAATTGTAGCAAGTATGAACGTAATGAGATAAATTAAACGGCGTGTAATTATTTCACGTGAAAAGCCGCCGAACCGAAAagcgtaatttaaaataaatagaggGACCGAAGATTTAAATATTGGTGAGGAAACTTCCGATGGGGAATTAAATTAGCTCGTAGGAAATTTATTACAGGGAGTTGTTGGCTAATTAGCCGGCTGAACAACGTGATTGTAtcatcaaatttttcattttatttgatctCGCAGAGCGTACAGAAGCATTCCATCGGAATCTACTTTTAGAGTCCTACAGATCGATCGTCATCGCGTTCGCTGTAGAGTCATCAGAAAATCCAACGTGTATTGCTCATCTGCGATACAGAGAATGAGCCGAAATTAAATTTCGCAGTTTCACCAGGCTCGCTGAAATAAATCTACACATTGTTGGAATTATTATTCTCGCATCGGATAACGAATTTTtgcaatgttaatttaattccctcTTTTAATGTCCCCGTCTATTTAATatccttaataattattatttaataatcccagaaacttcaataaaaatcactcaggattaatgaaataaagttttgaattattttgtttcacatgaattgctAAAAGTCCACATTTTGAATCCCCTAGGCGCTGTTGCCAGCACATAAACCAATAATTCCCTAGCCTTAAACTGCCACGGATTCGTGAAAggtcgtttaatattttttgatttTGCCCGAACCCCATGAATCATGCGTTTAATTAAACATCTtatagaagaagagaagaaattttaattttgtagtgTAAGAAATACGTCGTGCTGCAAAAGTATCCAAACGTAACCTCACATTTACTAGATTCAGAGCTAAAAAATCAACTTTTCGTTTGAATAAAgattaaaatagatatttactgtatagatggacttataaaaataacattttcactAGACCACCACTCTGTCCCCaaacattctatttataaatcaaatctATAGCTTGCCACACACTGAATATCCAGAGACAAGCCAGCAATttatgaaacacaaaatttcctggactgaaaaactgaaaaatctcaAGCTGAAAAACCATTAATTTACTTAAGCTTCTGTCACGAAGGAATCCCAATATTATAATGTCTGAAACTGTTAAACATAACCTCACATTTTTTACACCTGAAGCTAAAAAGGAAATCAACTTTTCATTTGAATATGGGTCCAAACAATTCTGCTCTACATAGTAAAAAATCCCCTAGAATTTAATATCGTAAGTAACCTGCACTGTTATGAATTTATAATCCAATAATTCTCTAGTTTGCCACTTTGCGAATCCCTGTGGATAGCCACCAattcataaaacaagaattccccaaactgctagactcagaattgaaaatttttccttCTCAACCCTACGAACTATCAATTTACTCAAGCATCTAACTTGAAGGAATCTCGATGCAGAGTGCCGGAAACTGACAAACATAACCACACATTTCCTGAACTTGGATCTAAAAAAGTCAACCCGTCCATTTGAATTAAGTTCCAAATAattctgttctgcattgatgcaattataaaacagaatttcccCCAGAATTCAACATTGTGAATCTCGTAAAATCaggttaacaaataaacaaaaacttCCCTAACCTGTTTTACTGTGAATCCCCGAAAGATAGCCACCGATTCATGAAACCGAAATTCCCTAGATTCATAAAATTGCCTGAATTCATATTTCAATAGCACCCCCGCGTTGGTTAACACTCCGAAGTCCCTAAATAATGCTCATTTAACACATTTCCTCACCTACCTCTAAGCTTTTGGGTCCTTGAGGAAACGAAAGTCAGTCATCATCTTGCCAAGGTGCATGGGATGAGTATGAGCCCTCATGTGCATGTGATGCATGTGATCAACAGGTCCTACGGCGGCAGCCCTTATCGCCTGTTGATTGCAGTTGCAGGTCATCCCTTCGCTTTGATGAGTGCAATGAGGCACCTTGACGATAGTTGGCTCAGGAACGACCACCATGGGCTTGGAGGGCACGACAACCAGTTTATTCTTGCAAACTGGGGGCACTGGGACCAGCTTAATGGTCTCGATCACCTGAGTCTGCGGTTCCACGATCCTCTCGGGCTGGGGCTGGGGCTTTACAGTGACCACTTCGGGGACTGGAGTCGGTGCTGGGACCTCGACTCTCCTTTCTACGATCTGCACCTTCGACTCCTGAGGGCAAGGTTGAGATGGCTGGATGATCTGCAGAGTCTGCACCGAAGGGACCACCTGCTGGTGCATCATCTGCTGGGGAACCACCTGTTGGGGCACCACCTGCTGGGGAACCACGAACGACTGCTGGGGCACCACGTATGCCTGAGGATGGAAAACTATTTCATAACACACACAAGCTCCGTCGGTACGAATTTTTAAGAACTATCAATTAGCGTTGAAGTTTGGAGATCGGTACTACGCCAACAGAATTCACAGTGGCGACGAAATCAACGATATGGCGGAATAGCAGAGTTGGACATTATACAAGTAGaatttcatttgaacaattcgaataaattttatgattttttcgtacagtttgaaaataaattttacggataaaattttattcgactaatctttcgaataaattattcaaatataactttattcaaataacgaattcaaataatgatttgaataaagttttattcaaataatgattcgcgaataaagtttctttcaaataatgattcgagtaaagttttattcgaattatgttacattcaaataatgattcgaataaattctcgaataacgtttcgaagacatcctttgaatcaatttttcgaataaattcttcgaatcaccgagaaattaagtgttactgtaaccataagcgataaaaaaaacttcgaaCGCATAAGTTCTCcctttaaattatacaaataattacaaagacTTATGACACAAAATGGAGAATTACGTGTACATTTTCATCGATCGAAATTAACAATCGATGAATTATTTACTAAATGAGAGCTCTTACGAAAAACGAACAACTTTTGTCGAAAACTTTAAATCTCTCACGATTCTCAAGAAATAACACAAAATCAAGATACATGCAGATCATAGTGAATTTATGCGTCGAGAGAAGCACGGTAAATTAGAAAGCACGACGCAATTGCTACCTGAGGAGCCTGGAAGACTCCCAGAGACTGCACAGGCTGCGGGGCCTGCTGGAAGCTGTAACTCTGCATCTGTGGCGCCACCTGCGATTGTTGCACCACGCTCAGGCCCTGCATTTTCATCTGCGACCCATCCTGAGACACCTGTTGTCCATTTTGAGCACCTGGACGGATCTCCACGCAGAAGGACGCCTGCTTCTTCAGCCTGTCCTTCTCAGCACCCGCATCCTCCAAATGGAAATCCTTGGGACTGATCGCCGAGGATTCGGCCATCTTGGTCTCCAGTTTGCCAGCTGGCATTGCTTGCACTGCCATCGCAGCTACCAACAAACCGCACAGACATGCTGTTAACGAATTCATCGATGTAGAATCGGTTGAACAATCGTAGCGAACTGAATGCTTGGACGATTTGGCTGGCTTTTAAACCGATTTTTCGGTGTGACGACACCGCTCACGCACTTTTTTCCGGAACGCAATAGTGCTGAGCGTGCCGAATTCCGACGTAGAGCAGCACGGGCGGGGACTGGCTTCGGGAAATGAGGATGAGGgcgagaataagaataagaatgaatCTGAGAATGAGACTGAAAATGGGACTGAGAATGGGGCTGAAAATGAGGCTGAGAATGGGATTGAGAATAGGTCTGAGAATGGGTCTGAGAATGGGTCTGAAACCGAGAATGGGACTCAGATTAAGACTGAGTGTAAGACTGTGAATGGGAGTGAGTCTGAGAATGGGGCTAAGAATGAGACTGAGACTTAGACTGAGACTTAGACTGAGGCTGAgaatgaaattgtatgtacAATAGTCGGAACGATGGTATTTCGAGAGAGCCGCTGTTTCTGTAGTAAATAGGAGAAAGTTGAACAAGGTAATTTTACATTGTGTGTCAAGCTCAAACGTCGGGGAGTGTGATCTTTTTTCCAAGGAGTACGTCCCTGCACTTGCAAAGTACACTTTTCTGTCGAATGAACGCTGcggttttatttacttattgtaAGCTTGCTTCTTTACGACGGCCTGAGGAGGGTTTGTTCAGAAAGTTGAACATGTTAATGTTTACGGTGATATTTTGGAAATGTCAACgctagttatacagggtgttctattTAAGACAAGCCTCTTAAATTATCTTGTCAAggagttattataatttttatcgagttttcatataattgtaattactaaactgcggatctttatgcaaaatatcaattttccaacacggttgtaagaaatatctacattgtgtaaaaataaattgtttcttggaatagttttgataagtcgaaaacagtgtgacacatttttgccataaatgcataaaagtctgcagtctgataattacagtatattcagtatattcgacacggtatattcgaattacagtatattcgaatgtattggatacttgtatttattgtaaatcataattaaattacaatttttgttctgaagataatggtagtaaattataagagatacaattaaatgtgctattaaaagttgcaacatcaaatgaaggaaaagaattaagatcattcaaatacagttcctacacaatttttattgaaatcgtgc is drawn from Megalopta genalis isolate 19385.01 unplaced genomic scaffold, iyMegGena1_principal scaffold0039, whole genome shotgun sequence and contains these coding sequences:
- the LOC143261183 gene encoding uncharacterized protein LOC143261183, whose translation is MAVQAMPAGKLETKMAESSAISPKDFHLEDAGAEKDRLKKQASFCVEIRPGAQNGQQVSQDGSQMKMQGLSVVQQSQVAPQMQSYSFQQAPQPVQSLGVFQAPQAYVVPQQSFVVPQQVVPQQVVPQQMMHQQVVPSVQTLQIIQPSQPCPQESKVQIVERRVEVPAPTPVPEVVTVKPQPQPERIVEPQTQVIETIKLVPVPPVCKNKLVVVPSKPMVVVPEPTIVKVPHCTHQSEGMTCNCNQQAIRAAAVGPVDHMHHMHMRAHTHPMHLGKMMTDFRFLKDPKA